The genomic window TGGGCTGCATAAATCGTatctcccctcccctccatgTTTGTAGAATGGACATGAGCCAAACTAGTACAAAGtgcacaacaaatacatttctaaAGATGGATTCTGTCGAGTTACATAGTTCTAATCCAGGATATTTTGGGTTTATTTTTGCGCAGTGGGCGGAAGTGGAGATCCGCTGTTCATCTTTGGATATAGTCATTGTAATGACAGATAACAACAGAGTTGTAAAATGATGTCTCAGAGTATTATTAACCACTAAGCAGTGTTCTAGTATCTGATAAGTCTTCAAACTCATGGGTCTGCTACTCAAACTTCCTGGATCATATTTCATGTCTCACTGATACCTCCACCAACCCACCCACTTGCGTGCACTTAGCTGTCCTCAGATAGGACTGCGTGGAGGTACAAAGTAAAGGGCAAGAAATGTCACTGTTAGTTTAGTTCCAGCACTATAACTGAGTCAGTGTGGGTTGTTGATGGACAAATTTGCATAAACTGCCGCATGTGGGAGTTAGCGAGATAAAGTGAAACAGCGGCAGAGACGTGCCTgatcagcagagagagagtgtgggaTTGTCAGATtgattgttttcatcatttaccAAACAGATTGCCATAAAGATGCTGAATCCCAATAAATTTAGTGATCTTCTCATTTTTGGtgtaaaatgtcatgaaaacTGTTGGATGACTTGCCTTGAAATTTGGGTCAAACATTTATGTTGCCCATTGTCCATTACTTTGGTTTTTTGACAACATAGTAGTATTGTCATTGTggacatgttagcatgctgatattgatatttagctcaaagcacagcctcacagagccacgATTGACTGTAGACTCTTGTTTATTAACCTTTTAacctgcccccctcccccctaACCTCTAACCTCTGACCCTGACCCAACCTgtaccctaaccctaactccaCTGGTGACCATGTGGATGCTGAGAGgttaagcaaaagaaaaaaacatgtttcagtatTAATATACCCATTAAAATACCCAATTAAGTGTTAGTGCCTTTATAtcctcagtctctttctctctcctcactcctccactgtctgtttttctctgtctctcacctcctccaccttttCTGACCCTCCCATACCACATctctcattttctatttccCTACATACTTGCGTTTGTCCTTCTTGTCAGTGATGTATGAGGTGTATGACAGATGTCATAGTTTATCTGAGAGCATTATAAATCCCTGGCTCTTGTGGATTTTATTCTAAAGTACTTTCATGGATCAGTATTCCAAGAACACAAAGTTAGATGTGGTTACTGAAATTAAcctttttcatttgaaaaagttCACATTGAATGACTATGTCTCAACcagtaaaatgtcttttaaaatttGGCTGACATCAACAATACAAGCTTGTCTTCTGTGTTTAACATGAATTATGAATGGGCTAAAAAgtaaaggacttttttttttactgtccgAACACCCAAAATATCTTGTCACTGTTTTACTTCGCTGGACGACTTGAAGACATGATGTGCAGTGACAGCTTCAGAAAACAGACCTTTAAACTATATAATTCTACTCACAAGTATGTCTCACATTGAACAAATGTCAAACTTAGACTGACTGAGACATACAGCTGtctcatcatcaccatcactaACGCCAGCATaagacatacaaacacacacgcatatacacaCTACAATCACCTCTAGCCTGTGCTCAAGAACACCAAACCAAACTTGTTATCCTCAAAATCATCATTATAACTTCTGCCACAGCACCATTTCCCGCCACAGAATCCTTCATTCATTGGTCTGAAAAAGAGGTTTGAGCTACATCGAAAATGGCTCTTCCGCAGAGTTAATTCATATCAGCACCTACCTGTCTAGGGTTGTTCTGTGGAGCTCTCTTCCTTTTTCATGACAATTTCTCATCGTTTATGTTCAGAATGACTGATAAGCTGTTCCGAGCCTGTAGACTCAGATTGTACTGGAAGGGTTTGTTTCAGTACTATCTTGTTTCATGATCTAAAATGACGTATAGAAAAGCTTtctgagtaaaaataaaaaaactctgTGGTTAGTGTGGTTTCCCTGAAGGTAGTATCTGGGTGATATGTTATCCATATTTCAAGAAGAATGAAACAACAGGATGGAAACCCCTTTTagagttagtttttttttttttttttttggttggcCTGCTTTGTTACTTTccgttccttttttttttttgctgttactTTACGTTTATCACTTACTGGTAACGGTGCAGTAGAAACTCTGAGTTAATCATTGcctattaaaatgtgttaaaatatgtTACTATCACAAAATGTGAGAAGTAACAGAAGAGTGTACTTTCCCAAACCTTTAAAATGCCCTTGAAAAAACCCTTAAATTAAAATACTTCTCAATATAAACTTAGCTGTCAAACTTAAGCATAGATGCTTAACTGTATAGTTAAGTCCCTCAGAAGAAGTTTGTGGTGGTTGGACTAGAAGTCCAAGCAATTGCTGAAAAGTTGCATAAATGTATCATCCACATACTTTTGGAAGCATCATTTATGATAAATGCTGTTATATGTGCAAGGTCTCTTTGGTTGTTAAAGCTTCATCTCCTTAAAACGACCTATGCTTTTGCTTTTAGTAATGACAGTGTATTGATAATAATCAGTAAGTAGGCCTATTATTCAGGTGCTTTCACTACTTTGTAGTTTTCTATCAGATGAcaaatgctgttatttttatcCTTTATCTATATTTGCTaaattttgtgtatgtttgaagCATGTTGACAGTTTGTCAGCTAAAAGAAGtgtttgcacttctgttttaacGGTTTACGCACACACTCCATGCCACAAGACTTCAAATTTCTGTaaccaacacaaacagatgcaactTCTGCTCCAGAAACAAAAGctctcacatttctgtttgtatgcACTGGCAGCATGGGTGGATACTGGGCCTAGAGCCTCTGTATGAAGTGGCTGCTAATATTTCTTGTTTGGTAGCCACCGAGCTcagttaaaagacacaaaatgagcacaaagagatgcaaaacgactacaaagagacaaagaacaACCACGTTAGTCAGCCCATTTGTCTTTATGTACATTACTGCATATTTCTCAACACCCTGATTCATATTCAGAAACACTTTGGTTTGACCTAATTTCAAGGCAGGAAAATCTCAATAAGCATGTGTTAATCAGGGTTCGgcagggtggagagagagacagatcaaGGATGAACCCAGCATTTAACTGTGGTGTTTAGAACAAATCAGCATCACAACTCTCAACTTTCAACAAATATCTAAGATGGAGAGAAACTAACTATTCATATTAAACTGTGAGTTCGTACTACAGCTGTATTATGCACTATGGTTGTAAACTGTTCTGATACTTTACTGCCCTCATGAGGAAAGTGTTTGAACTTAGAACTAGATCTTTTTATCATTTGGAGGTCAGACATTAATTGATTTtgcagtaataaaataaaaacaccttaATATAACATTGAAAAGGAGTACTGAACACATGTGTTACTAGTTCCAATCCAaaatatatatcaaaatatatagttttatttttacagttgacttaataaaatcatttttaggACTGAATAACAGTGATATATTTTTGGCAGTGTACTTCTCCTTTAAGCTACCCCCAACAACTGTGCCTGTGGACTTCATGTTCACAGTGAGATAACAGAAATAATTTCTTTGTCAGATCAACACACTCACCAGTTAGGGCCAGGGCAAGACGGCTACTCCTTCTGGCTGGACAGCAGAGATAGAGAATCAGGTTGACTCCTCTCTGTAATATTTGTGCCACATCCCTGAGAGAAAATCTTTGAGGAAAACTACCAAGAAATGACGTTAGCTTAGTAAGTGGCCACtttaaacaaaaagaggaagatagGAATTGTCACTTCCCTGTTTTAAGTCCTATCAAACGGCTTGTGGGGCAAGTGTTGTAGATTATTTTGATAAGTGACAGTCACTTTACACTGTGTACTTGTATTTACAGCAACATAGCAACTAGTCATACAGCAACTCTAgtatttatgtactgtatgtgttgatactttaaaaatatgtcacaGCAAAATGACTTTTGGTGCcaagtgtgttgttgtttattgcTTTAAATGCAATTCAAGACTATTGTTCTCGTTTAAGACATTATTCTAGTTTTATTTGGAAGTTAGCAGACTTTCAGGTTCATGTCCACCTCTAGAAGCAAACCAAGAGATTCTGGACAACAGATTTAACAAAATTTCAATTTTGAgaaagaagcagaagcagagaatTAGAATGTGTGtcaaaaaaaactttacattaaAGGTGACATTATTTTTGTTCCACCAACACTTCCTGGGAACCATTTAGGTTGccacagagaaaaagaataaTCTTGGGGGATCAAATCTGTATTGGACATGAATCGCGTCTGTCACTCATGTATATCTTATgttgaaaggaaaagaaacacacttgatgcagtgtgcatgtgtatgtgtgtgtgtctgtgtgtgtgtctaatctAATATTCAGCTCACAGGTCCAAAGTTTATCAGTCAAACTCAATGTGCATTTTTCTAGAGGTCTTCATAAATTagactctgctctgtcagttTCACGTCCCTTCTAACAAGGCTTAAGTCATGAAAAATATACTTCATATATATTTCATTAAGAGTGCATGTACATGAGCAATTCTCGACTCATTGTGATTTAAGGTGCAGCTCTGTTTTATTAAGACATAAGCATTGCAGCTGTAAACAAACCTTTTCCAGTTTCAAAACTGTTTAAAAGTCAAGTTTAGTGTTCACATATTGCTGGCTCTCCAGTCGAGTCATCTATTATGTGTTTGGAAAAAACATTACTTAGTGATCTGTGTTTGGAaaactctttgttttttaatgtttacgTCAGTCAGTCCCAGTCTGATCCATTCTTAAACCATCAAACAAATCTCATGTActtctcagccaatcacaaatGTTTTCCTCGTCCTTCAGATATGACGTGTTCGGGCACAGCACGGGTGTACCACTCTGACCACCCGCCGTCGTACACTGACACTCCCTGGTGCCCGCACTCGTGGGCCGCCAGCGCCACGTGACATGCAGTCACAGCAGAGCCACATAAGACACAAAGAGGGTGACTGAGGTCCACACCTGCCCGGGCGAACAAAGCCTGGAGTTGCTCCTTGGGCAAGAAGTGACCTGACGGTGACAGGAAGGAGTGGAAGGGCACGCTGATGGAGCCAGGGATGTGGCCGGgttctgtgtctgtgaagtagagacaaagaaaagagttAGAAATGAATACAGGAGAGAATCGTAAACTCCGTGAACTCTGTGAAGAGTGTGAATAGTTCAGGGTTTGTACAGAAGTGTCCTGGTCAAGATAACAGCACCtcaccacccacccccacccctcacaGCGCCTCTCTTGCAGTGTTTCTTAGAATAGATCCAATATGACAGTAAACTCATGCATTCAAACATGACTTGCAGCTGTGAGCACTGCATGAAtcagagagagagtaagaggtCAGAGTGCGTAAAAAGTATTACATCACTCCAGCTGCACCCGCTGCTCATACTCAGCATTATTTAACCTGCAGAGAAGGATACACTTGTTttgaatagaaacagaaaaggcACATTAGCAATTGTAGATGAGGATTCCATTCAAATATACCCTTCATATGGTTCCCTAATGCACACTTCATAGAGAACATCTCTATTGAATGGCAACAATCAGTTTGCCTGAGGTCAACGTTCACTCTTGATAGTGCTTTCACACATGGAGTTTCACCTGTGGCCGCGGACTGTACCAGCACATCAAAGCTTTTCACTACGTGCTTTATTGTGTGAGTATGTACAGCATGTATTCATGTACATGTGCTGTGTGAGGAGTCTAAGGGTGAAGATAATGCACGTACTATAGGTGTCTTATCACTGCATACAGACTGTTACCTGTACAAATCAAGATATTCAAGGGCGGACAGCATCTAATTTCAAGACCACTCATTCCCCCTGCTActgtcctcctgtgtgtgtgtgtgtgtgtgtgtgtgtgtgtgagcatatgGGTCAGTGGCTGTAGATAAAATGCATGGTTATGCAAGCATGtcctgtctgctctctctccttatgtgtttgtgttgttcagtgACTCAGGCCtgttgcctgtgtgtttgtccagaGTAAACTCTGCCAACAGGGCTCATACAAGGAAGTCATGTACTGTGGCTCTTTATGGTTTTTCCATTGCATGCCTGTCTCATACCAAGCCCACAGTGTCCAAGAATGGCCATCTTTTTGTTTGGGGATGACCACTGACCGCTCATTTCTTTGTTAGATAAGCGATCTGTCTTTTATGTGTGATATTTCAGACAACATTGATGCGATTTTAAtcaaagttaaaataaaaaatattgtgtttacattttcatactGACACTAAAGGGCATCCACAAAAGATGCAACAGTTATAAACAAACATACTGATTTACTTATCATCTCTCAGGAATTCAGCtgcagtggtgtttgtgtggaaCAAAAACCAACAGACCCATGTGTGACAACATCACATGATTGACTCCCTGTTTCACTGTATAATGACATCATACAGTATCTGGTCATATATCCCTGCTCCTAATCTAATCAGTGGATGAACAGTGTCTGATCAGTAAGGACATGCAACTTGTTTAATGTAATCAAAAAGGCTGGATTGGGACAGCCAttaaattatgtgtgtgtgtgtgtgtgtgtgtgtgtgtgtgtgtgtgtgtgtgtgtgtgtgtgtgtgtttgtgttttatagtGAAACACACGTATTGTCATATTGGAAAATCACATGGTATAAATCTATTTTTCTATATAATGTTTGCTAAACAGGTTTAGTGAAGGCTATTAAAGTCAAAGTTACTGCAACTTGTTTTCTCACATGTGGCAGATGTGACTGTCACGTAACTACGCTAATATGTTGCAGCTTGGTCTACGTGAGTCAGCATATAGACAACTTTTGCTTTTTGGAGGATTCAAATCAGCAGGGTTTGGCTCAGGCTTAACTAAACAAAAGCATAGTTTCacaacaaaatgatgatgaagtttTCTACTCTCTGTACATACCTGTTATCATATCATGAGGTGACTTGGGTGTGATCTTGAATTATTTTGGAAGTGTTACAGTAAGTACCACAATTGCATGAATCAGACCTTAAACCACTCTCAGTGCTTTGGCCCTGAAGGGACATTGAACCGATATTCATTGTTGTTATATGCTTCAAACACCTTCTTTAGTGTGGGACCTCAGGCTTATTCTCTAATAAATTAGTGAGGAGAATGAGTCTTAATAATTACCTTTTTGATGTTTAGAGATTTGAAACTTTATATAATTTCACACTGTCCTTTTCTGTTTGTAGAAAGGTCCATAAAAAGACTGTGACTGAGATCTTGTCTTTAAGCTTTagaacatgttttgttgttgttgtttctagACTTCTACTACCTCGCCATTATCAAGGACTTTATTCTGGCAGACCACTTACTGTCTCTGGGTTCAGGGTCCAGTCCTTTGAACCTCCCCGTCGGTCTGGCATCTATCACCTGGAACCTCTTGGTGTCCAGGTTATCCAGGATGTCCTCATAGGTCTTGATCCAGGAGCGGTTCAGAGAGGCCTTGAACTCGGTCGGTGCTGGTCTGACGTATTTGTCATACACAGGTCGACCCTCCAGCTCCCAGTTCCTGAGCCCCCCGTTGAGCAGCGAGACCGCGCTGTGCCCGAACACCCGGAACATCCACCACACACGGGGCGCCGAGAACGCGCCGAACTCACTGGCGTCGTACACCACGACGTGCGTGTCGCTCTCTATTCCCAAATTTCCAGCATAATCTGCGAAAATCCTCTCTGGCGGCAGCATGTGGTCCAGAGGAGAGGTTTTATCACAGCACTGGTCTATGTCAAAGAAAGCCGCACCTGGTATGTGCCTCTTTTTGAACTCGCTCTTGGCGTTGCGCTTCAGTTTGGGCAAATACCAAGACGTGTCCAGGATGCGCACTTTCGCCTGCACCTTCACAGCCTCTGCGAGCCATTTAGAGGTGACCAGAGCTCTCGCTTGAAGCGCCATGGTTAATGCTGTAGAGGTAGACAGGCTTCAAAGTTTACTGTAGTTTAACTAGACCAAATCCCGTGCCAAAGGTTGAGAGCGGTCGAGAGGGCAGGGGCATTAatggtggagagagggagagagtgagagcaacAAGCAACACGCCCCCAGTTCAGCGTGCAACAGCTGGAGGTGAATGGAGGCGGTGACGCGGTACAGTAATGTGATTACTCTGTAACGATCGACATTTATAGGCCTATAGATCACTGCACCATCATATACCACATTTAATTTGAACCTAAACAGAAATATCAATTATTAGTCCAATTATTTATATTAGGACAATGTGCATTCACCAGATGCAGCAATATACAGTATTGCCTGCAGACTGCTTTCGCCTTTGTTGGgactctttattttcattcGCAAAGTCCACTTAGGGTAGGAGCGGGAAAAAGTGACTGAGTCTGTTTCCATGGTGTAATTATTTTTGGCTGTGCAGCTGGTTATACCTGCTCCATACAGTGCAATAATCCATTAGAACTGTCTTTTCTGTTGTTATCAGGGAAATAGTGTGAACACATTTTTGGACATCATCAACATTCATCATTTTAACACCTCACAATTTGGTGACTGTCTTTTTAGTAGTTTGCCAtacttttcatttctctgaacACGGCTGTGTGTGGACACTGTTAAATTGGCTCCGTTGTTTGTGGGACACTGAAGTAGGCAAGGAGACGAATTTTGCTGCTCTGGTTAAGatacattaatttaaaattgTTATATTATCAGTAGtagtattgttattattattattaacatattAATCGTAGTAGTGGTAACAGTAGTAGCAGTCAGCAGCTGTAACAGGCAGGTAGGAACTCATCTTCAACTGTTATCCAGCCGGTTGCTTCCAATCGGTGCACACACGAGG from Lates calcarifer isolate ASB-BC8 linkage group LG5, TLL_Latcal_v3, whole genome shotgun sequence includes these protein-coding regions:
- the LOC108889061 gene encoding 3-mercaptopyruvate sulfurtransferase yields the protein MALQARALVTSKWLAEAVKVQAKVRILDTSWYLPKLKRNAKSEFKKRHIPGAAFFDIDQCCDKTSPLDHMLPPERIFADYAGNLGIESDTHVVVYDASEFGAFSAPRVWWMFRVFGHSAVSLLNGGLRNWELEGRPVYDKYVRPAPTEFKASLNRSWIKTYEDILDNLDTKRFQVIDARPTGRFKGLDPEPRDNTEPGHIPGSISVPFHSFLSPSGHFLPKEQLQALFARAGVDLSHPLCVLCGSAVTACHVALAAHECGHQGVSVYDGGWSEWYTRAVPEHVISEGRGKHL